Within Trichoderma atroviride chromosome 2, complete sequence, the genomic segment TGTTAATCAcctgctgctccagctttTTGCACTTTAGCTTCAAATGCTTCACCGACTCGAGGAACAGCTCGTCGCTATCCCACTGGCCCGTGCTCTCAATCGAAAAGATGAAGTGGTCTCTCCTCCGGCCGAGCTTCACCTTGCCCTCAAACTCGGCATGGCGCAGCGCCTCTCTGCTGACCGTGTCCTTCATCGAATCCTTGACCACGGCCTTGACCTCGCCCAGGTGGCCCTCGTAGCCGCTGCCGGCCTTGCTGACGTCCTCCCTCGTGACTGGTTCGAGGCCAATGACGCCCTCGGGGAAGCACTTTTGGAACTTTTCGGCGtcggcgccgaggatggGCCGGGTGATGTGGAtgagcggcagcaggcggtAGGAGGCGGTGGCGACGGGCGAGAACTTGGAGTGGTCTGCGCCGATGCCCTTGTGCATGTGCATGGCCAGGTTGATGGTCTGCTTGGGCCGCAGCTTGGCTATAAGGATGTCTGGGTTGACGGGCCGGATGGCGTTTTCGCCGCTGAAATACTCGGCCTGCCTGCCCGTCGGCGCAAAGACAATGTCCCTTGCGTAGACGTGCGCGTGGTGGTACGCCTTGAGCGGGTCGTTTTCCGTCGGCGCGGCGTCCTGGTTGACGGTGCATGTGACGTTGAGCTCGAGGCGCACCGTGTTCCAGTCGAAGCTGTTTGCGTACTGGTCCTCGCCGGCGGCCGGCTTCTTGTACCACTTTAGGAAGTTGTGTATGCCCTCGCGGCCGCCGTTGAAGGGTACGAGGCCTAGTCTATGCGCGAGGACCTCATCCTGGATGACGGAGGTGTTGTTCTCTATAAAGACGTCTTCGATGGCGAGGGTTGGGATCTCGGCGATGAGGATGCGGCGAAAGGCGTTTGCGAGCGAGGCGTCGATGCCGATGAGCGAGAAGGAAGCGTCGTTGGCCTCGTTGCGGTGGAACTGGATGGAAAAGGCGGATTGGAAGTGCTCGATGGAGAAGGCGTGGTCTTCGCCGGGGAAGTGGCCGGGGAAATCTGTGGAGGAGACGTTGGAGACTGTCTCTTTGTTGATGCCAACGgtctagaaaaaaaaaaaaaagatattagcAACAGCTcatgaaatgaaaaaaagCTAGCAGCAAAAGCATTTCTTACGTTTCGGCGCAAGTGCTCCTCCGCACTGGGAGCAGCATGTCGTGAAGGCGCCATTTTGTATGTGTCGAGGGAATTGGGAGGGAGTTGTGCAATCGCAAGAGGTGCTTCTACTGAAGTGATCCCAGGGAAATTTTTTGGATGCGATAACGAATTGGCGATAGATAGCAGAAGCGCGAGCCCCGCCGCGGTGAGCCAAGGTGAAGGAAGCAGTCCGCActtggcttttcttgggTTAGTGCCTTTTATTACATCATTTGCGATGGCTGGACAGAGCTTCAAGCAAGTTAACTTACCTAGATAGATAGATACTGCTACTCTTTATCAATATCATCCATTTGCTAAAGTCATTGATTTCCTTACTCTCTGGTCTTTTCAGCTAGCGATAAAGCCATGTATAGTCTCACTAAAAACCAAAAATTCACAGTAGAGAGCGTCTTCGTACCTGATGTACACATAGTCAAATCGCAAACGCCAATATCGCTGTTTATATGTGCAAAATTCATAACCCATAATACATTGCTTTAGCTATACCAAAGTCAAGCTTCCATGTCATGCTATCTAACCTGATAAACCGTTTGAATTAACCCAAATGTTCACACTCCATATCAAGCGTCACCACTACATCGGTAGTGGCTATTCCCTCCAATCCCTTTTTTATTGGTATTCATTttcgctcttttctctctcgtttCTCTTACTCGATATCTTCCATATTCCATACACTGACACCCTTCTTCTGCACGCTGTCTTTCAATCTGGAAAGCACCGCCTGCCGCTTGGTTCTCTTATCCATGAGATCTCCTTTCTCCTCCCTGCTGAAACCGCTGACCTTCTTCCGCGGTGTATGCATCGAACCGGACAAAGACATGACACTCCCGGATAGACTACCAGAAAAGCTCTGGCGGAAGTTGCGAGATGGTGTCGCATCTGGAGCGAGTAAGCTCCTCCTTGCCTGCGACGTTCGGAAAGGAGACCCATCCCTACTAGGAGACTCTAGTCGCATCCTTCGCAGCTGTGTTTCCAAAACATCGACATCTCCACTGCGCTTCTCTACCATGCTCGTCATTTTGGTGATTGTCTTCATCACAGCTTCCACAGTAGGAACGTTTGTGGATCCCCTGCCCGAGGCGCTTGAGATCGACGCCATGCGGGTTTTGAGAAGAGTCAATGCCTCCTCTGCTTCGGCGAGAAGCTTTGAGAATTTGGTGTACTCCCGCCTCAGGTCATTCTGCTGTGCTTGCTGTTCTGCACTAAGAGGGAGCGACCGCGCAGCATCGGCCTGATTTGGATCTACTCTCGTCATGATAATCCTCTTCAGATCCTCCTGCTTGGCTCGGAGCCGGTGCATGTCCCTGGCTAGGTCTTGGCAGGCCTCGAGTTTATCGCTCAAGTCCTGTACTCGGCCATCGTCCAAGTCGCCCATAAGCTCAATCTCGAGAATCTCCCCAAGGTCACCAATTTCACATAGAACCCAATCGTCTGGATCTTCGAGGTCGTCGGGCGTTCTTCCATCTGGAATGCGGTTATCGGTATGACCCTTTGTAAAGGCCCTTACAGACCGAGCATTGAGTCCAAGGGTATCAATCATTGAGTTGATATCTCGGTAAACAGCCTCGACCTGCGCAGGAATGCTCTCCTGGGCTGGAGGAGCAACATTTGAATGAGCAATGAATTCATCCAGTACTAGTTTGCCTTCAACCTCGGATGCGAGGAGTCTTTGTACGctttcatcctcttcatcaattAATACTCGACCCTCTTCGGCCTGTTGTCGCTCTCGCAATTTTCTTGACTGCTTAACGAATGAGTCTTCAGTGGCAGTCTTGACCTTGCCCGCAGTAGTTGACGCAACGAGCTGCGAACGCTTAGCACCCAGTGCCTGAGAAGCCACGCCCGCTGCGCGGTTTCCCACTCCGCCTTGCAAAGAGCCGGGTACTCGAACGCTTGGGGTGCCCCCGGATGCGCTCTGGCTGAGCTCCCCAAAGAGTGGTCGTGATCGTTGCTGTTCGGGAGTGTGTGTAGGGCTGAGGTCTTCAGCTACATCAATGCCGCTACCCTCAGATGCATTGTCATCTAattcgctctcttcttcttcttcttcttcttcttcttcttcctcctcctcctcctcctcttcttcttgctcttcttcctcttcctcttgctcttcttcctcatcctcttcatcctcgtcgtcttcggaCTCTGGAATAGGAGCTCCGTTCTTGGATGTAGGGAGCGCGAAGCTCGCCGGTGATGCCGAAGGTGCTACTTTGGAGAAAATGCTTGCCTTGGTTGGATCAGGGGGTAGAGGGGCGTCTTCGATTACTGTTGATTTTTCCTCCGAAGGCTTGGTGCTGGTCAAGAAAGGATTGGGCCTTGTTGCCGTATTCTTTGACGTGGTTGTGGCAAAGGGGTTGTCCTTTACCGTTGCAGTTTTATCCGAAGAGAATAGGCTACTTTGCTTGGAGGCTGTGGCGTTTCCGAAAGGGCTAGAAGCGGCCGATGTGGCGGATGAGTCTGAAGAATCACCGATTAGATAAGATGACTTGCTCGTTGCAtctggaggaagaggtgTCTCGTCTGTGTCCCCACCTTTGTTTACAGGAGCCTCAGCCGCAGGCTTTCCAAAAGACGTAGACCCAAATGCAGGTTTGCCTGGCTCAGTTTTGGCTCCAAATAAGCCGCCAGTTGCTGGCTTGGGGGTAGTGCCTCCAGATCCAAATAATCCAGATCCAGTAGTTTGTGGAGCATCCGTTTTGGCACCAAAAAGGCCAGGTGTAGCGGCAGGTTTGCTTGGTTGGCCGAAAACTGAACTTGTGCCAGTTGCTGAGGACGGGGCACCGAATCTTGACGGTGCGGGTGTTGCTAACGGGGTTGTCGAACCAGCTTGCGCAGACTCGGAAGGTTCGCCAGTATCCATATCTTCGTCTGGGACCTTATTTTCGGCATCGTTGAGGGCTGATCCAAAAGCCGATCCAAACATTGACGATCCAGAGGGTGCAGTTGTTTTGTTATTGTCTTCTTGAACAGATGGATCAGGCTTAAAGGAGCTTTCTAGTTTGAATGGAGTGGACCCAAAAACGCTGCCGGCTGGCTTGTCTTGAGTAGAACCAAAGGCATTTCCTGAGGGCTTTGATGAGAAGGCGGTAGCTTCTGAACCAGATCCAAACGCACCTCCAGTTCCGAATGCGCTTCCAGTTCCAGCCAGCTTACCACCACTACCAAAAACACTAGACCCTGTAGTATTAGTATTGCTACCAGCAAGAGAAGCAAATCCTCCTTGAGAGGCAAACCCCGCGAACCCTCCCGATGAAGCGGGCGCAGAGGGTTGAGCAGTGCTTGCAGCAGTGCTTCCAAATGGACTTTGAGAGGCTTTGTTTGCAAAGCTAGAAAAGCCTGATTGGCCAAAAGCTGGGgtggaagctgctgccgctcctGTTCCTGCTCCCATGCCGGCGCCAGCAGAGGCCCAAGGACTGGCTCGCATGCCCAGCTG encodes:
- a CDS encoding uncharacterized protein (BUSCO:EOG092D2RBH), giving the protein MAPSRHAAPSAEEHLRRNTVGINKETVSNVSSTDFPGHFPGEDHAFSIEHFQSAFSIQFHRNEANDASFSLIGIDASLANAFRRILIAEIPTLAIEDVFIENNTSVIQDEVLAHRLGLVPFNGGREGIHNFLKWYKKPAAGEDQYANSFDWNTVRLELNVTCTVNQDAAPTENDPLKAYHHAHVYARDIVFAPTGRQAEYFSGENAIRPVNPDILIAKLRPKQTINLAMHMHKGIGADHSKFSPVATASYRLLPLIHITRPILGADAEKFQKCFPEGVIGLEPVTREDVSKAGSGYEGHLGEVKAVVKDSMKDTVSREALRHAEFEGKVKLGRRRDHFIFSIESTGQWDSDELFLESVKHLKLKCKKLEQQVINMVQ